A genomic window from Glycine max cultivar Williams 82 chromosome 17, Glycine_max_v4.0, whole genome shotgun sequence includes:
- the LOC100790500 gene encoding transcription initiation factor TFIID subunit 5 isoform X1 has product MDEDQIEGCVSGYLKQKGFTQNDDQLQLTNTDSSLQPDTLNRAQLERGSARYHDGYGRLRSWAYRSLDSYKHELLRVLFPLFIHCFMDLVAKGNLQEAWNFFNTFREDHEMMHSRDLQKLELVLSPTHFKEMEFAHSLRQSKFNIKICGYSYELLMQHLHSMQSTTIIGIINEHISFQVTAGQPSSTSDDPEAVSLIGNIKDEANQINQKEILWGMFKDSAEDCVDKTGSLLSDTEKGEGEGKEGENDEIKKRSIDGGKQGSSIKKAKKDKAGSATGKNAKPEANTVSAAPRIKPELPLPTFSTDVELSILEDLRNRVQLSSVALPSVNFYTIVNTHNGLSCSSISHDGSLIAGGFSDSSLKVWDMAKLEKQPTTSFSQGGNDTSQNEQNIGQNSGKRLCTLFQGHSGPVYAATFSPAGDFILSSSADKTIRLWSTKLNANLVCYKGHNYPIWDVQFSPAGHYFASCSHDRTARIWSMDRIQPLRIMAGHLSDVDCVQWHVNCNYIATGSSDKTVRLWDVQSGECVRVFIGHRSMILSLAMSPDGRYMASGDEDGTIMMWDLSSGCCVTPLVGHTSCVWSLAFSCEGSLLASGSADCTVKFWDVTTGIKVPRNEENRSGNTNRLRSLKSLPTKSASVYSLQFCRRNLLFAAGAIAKTG; this is encoded by the exons ATGGATGAAGATCAAATAGAAGGTTGTGTGAGTGGGTACCTCAAGCAGAAAGGGTTTACGCAAAACGATGACCAACTTCAACTCACCAACACCGATTCATCTCTTCAACCCGACACTCTCAATCGCGCCCA ATTGGAGAGAGGTTCTGCTAGATACCATGATGGGTATGGTAGACTAAGATCATGGGCATACAGGTCACTTGACTCATACAAG CATGAGCTGCTGCGTGTGCTTTTTCCACTATTTATCCATTGCTTCATGGATCTTGTGGCAAAAGGGAATCTTCAGGAAG CTTGGAACTTTTTCAATACCTTTCGTGAAGACCATGAAATGATGCATTCGCGAGACCTTCAAAAGTTGGAACTAGTTCTTTCTCCTACTCATTTTAAG GAAATGGAATTCGCTCATTCCCTTAGGCAGAGTAAATTCAACATAAAGATATGTGGG TATTCTTATGAGCTACTGATGCAACATCTACACAGTATGCAATCCACCACAATAATTGGTATTATCAATGAGCACATTAGCTTCCAAG TTACAGCTGGACAACCTAGCTCAACTTCTGATGATCCAGAAGCCGTTTCCCTCATTGGAAACATCAAGGATGAAGCAAACCAGATAAACCAGAAAGAAATACTTTGGGGA ATGTTTAAAGACTCTGCAGAAGACTGTGTAGATAAGACTGGGTCCTTGCTTTCAGACACAGAAAAGGGTGAAGGGGAAGgcaaagagggagagaatgatgagaTTAAG AAAAGGTCAATTGATGGAGGAAAGCAAGGTAGTTCaataaaaaaggcaaaaaagGACAAGGCTGGCAGTGCAACAGGGAAAAATGCTAAACCAGAAGCTAACACTGTATCTGCAGCACCTCGCATTAAACCAGAGCTACCCTTGCCCACATT TTCAACTGATGTAGAACTTTCCATCCTAGAAGATTTAAGGAATCGTGTACAATTGAGTAGTGTTGCTCTCCCTTCAGTTAACTTCTACACAATTGTAAATACACATAATGG TTTAAGTTGTTCATCAATATCACATGATGGATCATTGATTGCTGGAGGATTTTCTGACTCGTCACTAAAG GTCTGGGATATGGCGAAACTTGAAAAACAACCCACCACTT CTTTTTCACAGGGAGGGAATGACACATcacaaaatgaacaaaatattggGCAAAATAGTGGGAAAAGACTGTGCACATTGTTTCAAGGTCATTCAGGGCCAGTTTATGCGGCTACTTTTAGTCCTGCTGGGGATTTTATTCTTTCCTCTTCAGCAGACAAAACAA TTCGATTATGGAGTACAAAGCTTAATGCCAATCTTGTTTGTTACAAGGGTCACAATTACCCAATTTGGGATGTTCAG TTTAGTCCTGCAGGGCATTATTTTGCTAGCTGTTCACATGATAGAACAGCTAGGATTTGGTCCATGGACAGAATACAACCTTTGAGAATAATGGCAGGGCATTTGTCAGATGTTGAT TGTGTGCAGTGGCATGTCAACTGCAACTACATTGCTACTGGCTCCAGTGACAAAACAGTTCGATTATGGGATGTACAGAGTGGGGAATGTGTTCGGGTTTTCATTGGTCACAGGAGTATGATTTTATCTTTGGCAATGTCTCCGGACGGTCGCTATATGGCATCTGGTGATGAAGACGGCACCATCATGATGTGGGACCTCTCTAGTGGCTGTTGCGTCACGCCTTTAGTCGGCCACACCTCATGTGTCTGGTCACTCGCTTTCAG TTGTGAAGGTTCTCTTCTAGCATCTGGATCCGCAGATTGCACAGTCAAATTTTGGGATGTAACTACGGGTATAAAGGTTCCAAGGAATGAAGAAAA TAGAAGTGGGAATACTAACAGACTCAGATCATTGAAAAGCTTGCCAACCAAATCTGCTTCAGTTTACTCTCTTCAG TTTTGTCGAAGGAATCTTCTATTTGCAGCTGGAGCTATTGCAAAAACTGGCTGA
- the LOC100790500 gene encoding transcription initiation factor TFIID subunit 5 isoform X2, giving the protein MDEDQIEGCVSGYLKQKGFTQNDDQLQLTNTDSSLQPDTLNRAQLERGSARYHDGYGRLRSWAYRSLDSYKHELLRVLFPLFIHCFMDLVAKGNLQEAWNFFNTFREDHEMMHSRDLQKLELVLSPTHFKEMEFAHSLRQSKFNIKICGYSYELLMQHLHSMQSTTIIGIINEHISFQVTAGQPSSTSDDPEAVSLIGNIKDEANQINQKEILWGMFKDSAEDCVDKTGSLLSDTEKGEGEGKEGENDEIKKRSIDGGKQGSSIKKAKKDKAGSATGKNAKPEANTVSAAPRIKPELPLPTFSTDVELSILEDLRNRVQLSSVALPSVNFYTIVNTHNGLSCSSISHDGSLIAGGFSDSSLKVWDMAKLEKQPTTSFSQGGNDTSQNEQNIGQNSGKRLCTLFQGHSGPVYAATFSPAGDFILSSSADKTIRLWSTKLNANLVCYKGHNYPIWDVQFSPAGHYFASCSHDRTARIWSMDRIQPLRIMAGHLSDVDCVQWHVNCNYIATGSSDKTVRLWDVQSGECVRVFIGHRSMILSLAMSPDGRYMASGDEDGTIMMWDLSSGCCVTPLVGHTSCVWSLAFSCEGSLLASGSADCTVKFWDVTTGIKVPRNEEKSGNTNRLRSLKSLPTKSASVYSLQFCRRNLLFAAGAIAKTG; this is encoded by the exons ATGGATGAAGATCAAATAGAAGGTTGTGTGAGTGGGTACCTCAAGCAGAAAGGGTTTACGCAAAACGATGACCAACTTCAACTCACCAACACCGATTCATCTCTTCAACCCGACACTCTCAATCGCGCCCA ATTGGAGAGAGGTTCTGCTAGATACCATGATGGGTATGGTAGACTAAGATCATGGGCATACAGGTCACTTGACTCATACAAG CATGAGCTGCTGCGTGTGCTTTTTCCACTATTTATCCATTGCTTCATGGATCTTGTGGCAAAAGGGAATCTTCAGGAAG CTTGGAACTTTTTCAATACCTTTCGTGAAGACCATGAAATGATGCATTCGCGAGACCTTCAAAAGTTGGAACTAGTTCTTTCTCCTACTCATTTTAAG GAAATGGAATTCGCTCATTCCCTTAGGCAGAGTAAATTCAACATAAAGATATGTGGG TATTCTTATGAGCTACTGATGCAACATCTACACAGTATGCAATCCACCACAATAATTGGTATTATCAATGAGCACATTAGCTTCCAAG TTACAGCTGGACAACCTAGCTCAACTTCTGATGATCCAGAAGCCGTTTCCCTCATTGGAAACATCAAGGATGAAGCAAACCAGATAAACCAGAAAGAAATACTTTGGGGA ATGTTTAAAGACTCTGCAGAAGACTGTGTAGATAAGACTGGGTCCTTGCTTTCAGACACAGAAAAGGGTGAAGGGGAAGgcaaagagggagagaatgatgagaTTAAG AAAAGGTCAATTGATGGAGGAAAGCAAGGTAGTTCaataaaaaaggcaaaaaagGACAAGGCTGGCAGTGCAACAGGGAAAAATGCTAAACCAGAAGCTAACACTGTATCTGCAGCACCTCGCATTAAACCAGAGCTACCCTTGCCCACATT TTCAACTGATGTAGAACTTTCCATCCTAGAAGATTTAAGGAATCGTGTACAATTGAGTAGTGTTGCTCTCCCTTCAGTTAACTTCTACACAATTGTAAATACACATAATGG TTTAAGTTGTTCATCAATATCACATGATGGATCATTGATTGCTGGAGGATTTTCTGACTCGTCACTAAAG GTCTGGGATATGGCGAAACTTGAAAAACAACCCACCACTT CTTTTTCACAGGGAGGGAATGACACATcacaaaatgaacaaaatattggGCAAAATAGTGGGAAAAGACTGTGCACATTGTTTCAAGGTCATTCAGGGCCAGTTTATGCGGCTACTTTTAGTCCTGCTGGGGATTTTATTCTTTCCTCTTCAGCAGACAAAACAA TTCGATTATGGAGTACAAAGCTTAATGCCAATCTTGTTTGTTACAAGGGTCACAATTACCCAATTTGGGATGTTCAG TTTAGTCCTGCAGGGCATTATTTTGCTAGCTGTTCACATGATAGAACAGCTAGGATTTGGTCCATGGACAGAATACAACCTTTGAGAATAATGGCAGGGCATTTGTCAGATGTTGAT TGTGTGCAGTGGCATGTCAACTGCAACTACATTGCTACTGGCTCCAGTGACAAAACAGTTCGATTATGGGATGTACAGAGTGGGGAATGTGTTCGGGTTTTCATTGGTCACAGGAGTATGATTTTATCTTTGGCAATGTCTCCGGACGGTCGCTATATGGCATCTGGTGATGAAGACGGCACCATCATGATGTGGGACCTCTCTAGTGGCTGTTGCGTCACGCCTTTAGTCGGCCACACCTCATGTGTCTGGTCACTCGCTTTCAG TTGTGAAGGTTCTCTTCTAGCATCTGGATCCGCAGATTGCACAGTCAAATTTTGGGATGTAACTACGGGTATAAAGGTTCCAAGGAATGAAGAAAA AAGTGGGAATACTAACAGACTCAGATCATTGAAAAGCTTGCCAACCAAATCTGCTTCAGTTTACTCTCTTCAG TTTTGTCGAAGGAATCTTCTATTTGCAGCTGGAGCTATTGCAAAAACTGGCTGA